The uncultured Roseibium sp. DNA segment TCGCCTCGCGGGCGGCCTTGTCCAGCCGGCTGTCGAGCGTGTCGGCCGCCTGATTGTCCAGTCGAAAGCGGGCCAGTTCCCGGTAGGCTTCGCCTTGTCGGGTCTGCAGGTCGGTCAGGGAACGGGTCGCGCGGTCGATGCGGCTGACCAGTTCGGCCTCCTCACGTCTCAGATCGGTGAGGGCCTGCTCGATCGACCCGAGAGCCTGGCGTCCGGTCAACGGCATGTCGCGAAGCTCCTCGTGATGTCAGCGCGCAAAGACCCTACCATGTCGTGATGGCTCCCGTTTCAACCGAAGCCTTCCAGTCGATCCCGAGCTTGCCGCGGACCTTTTTGCCAAGCAGACTGTCCTGGACGATCCCGTCCTTTTCCTTGTCTTTGCGCACGCGTTCGAAGGTCGATTCAGGAACACGCTGGGCCCAGATGGTGACAGCTTTTTCTTTGCCGTCTTCTTCCGACTTGACCGTGCGTTCCACCAACTTTCCGTCCGGCCCAATGGCCTCCACGACGAGATAGTAGTTCTTCGCATCGGGATTGGCGTCCGGTATTCGGGTCACGCCGGTGGGCGTTCCGGGGCGGGAGACGATGCGCACGTCATAGACGGCGGCAAGTTCAATTGCGAGGGTGCGCAGATCGACAACAGCCTTGCGCGCGGCCTCGATATTCTTGTCTTCCGCTGCCGTTCGTCCGGCGTCCAAAAGCCTTTGGGCTTTGTCGAGGGCGGATTTTTCCGGGTTCAGACCGGCAATCCGCTGCGAAAGCGAATTCAGGGTCTCCGGAATTTCCTGTGTCAATTCGACCTGAAGGGCTGCCGCTGCCCGTTCCCGGGGAGCGACGACCATGAATTGCCAGCCAACGACCAGAATGACACAGGCCAGAACCAGGCCACCCAGCCATTTGGACCAGGTCATGCGGGTGACATAGAGACGGGCCAGCAGGCGCATGGCGCCGGCGGACGGCGGCGCATAGACGAAGCGGTCTTCCTTCAGCCCTTCCACGCCGGCCTGCAGGATATGATCGGGAACCTCGATGCCCTGGGACGCATAGACCTCGCGCAGGCGCGCAATCATCCGCTCATCCCGGTCGTCCGCACTCAGCTCCTTGGCAACGAGCTGCTCATCGTGGCGCAGGGTGTCCACGACATCCATCGCCATCATCAGATCGTCGAGCGGTGCGTCGGCCTTTTCCGCCATTCAGCCATATTCTCCGTTGGGCGGTTGCCGGAACTTAGGGACCGGCAAGCCGTTCAATCAGTGCTTCAGGGCGTTTCCTTCGGCGGCAAGCTTCGCAAGCCGGCGCTTTCCGTCTTCGACGGCGGTCCGGATCTCTTCGGAGTTCTTCGTCGACATGTCACGCATCTCGTTGATGATCTCGCGCGACTGAACCTGGAAATTGATAACGGAATCAACGAGTTTCTTC contains these protein-coding regions:
- a CDS encoding DUF6384 family protein, whose product is MAEKADAPLDDLMMAMDVVDTLRHDEQLVAKELSADDRDERMIARLREVYASQGIEVPDHILQAGVEGLKEDRFVYAPPSAGAMRLLARLYVTRMTWSKWLGGLVLACVILVVGWQFMVVAPRERAAAALQVELTQEIPETLNSLSQRIAGLNPEKSALDKAQRLLDAGRTAAEDKNIEAARKAVVDLRTLAIELAAVYDVRIVSRPGTPTGVTRIPDANPDAKNYYLVVEAIGPDGKLVERTVKSEEDGKEKAVTIWAQRVPESTFERVRKDKEKDGIVQDSLLGKKVRGKLGIDWKASVETGAITTW